The genomic window GATACCGACGGTGAAGATCGTGAGCACGGTGATGGTGGTCGAGGCGCGCGTGATGACGGTGACGAGCGCCCACCATGACAGCACCGGCATCTGCGCGGCCAGCAGCTCGTCGGCGACGGAGCGCAGCCCCTTGACCTCGGATTCGACGCGGACGAAGCTCTGCACCAGCGCGACGTTGCCGAGCGCATCGGAGGCGCGCGCAGAGAGCTCGCTGTAGTGCTCCTCGACCTCCATCTGCATGCCGAAGGTCTTGCGCACCACGAAGGTCGTCAGCGCGGTGAAGACGATGCAGAGCACGAACAGCAGGATCGCGAGCCGCCAGTTGAGGTAGAGCGACAGCGGCAGCAGCACCACGACCGAGAGGATCGCGGCAAAATGCTCGCGGAAGAAGCCGAGCCATAGCCGCCACAGCGCGTCGGTGCCGTTGAGCATCACCTTCATCAGCCGGCCCGAATGGGTGCCGGAGTGGAAGGTCAGCGGCAGTTGCAGGATGTGCTCGAAATAATCGGTCAGCACCGCCTGGCGCTGGCGGTGCGAGAGCCGATCGGCCTGCAAGGCCACAAGCGCGCTGCATGCGATGGTGAACAGCCCGAAGGCGACCCAGGCGGCCAGGAATGGCCAGGCCGAGTTCGAGCCGGCTACGGTCTTGCCCGAGAGCACGTCGACGATCCGGCCGAACAGCACGGGCTCGGCGAATTGCGAGCCCGCCAGCAGCAGATTGGCGACCGCGAGCAGCCAGCCCAGCCGCGCCTCCTTGCCGAGCAGCTCGAGAACACGGGTGTAGAGACGGAGGATGGACATGCGGGCGAGGAACTCGGCGACGACGGAGCCCGTATTCTAAGCAGGGATCGTACGCGAGATACAGCGGAAGCTTTCGGTTTTGTTCAGTTGATCAGCCGCCCCGCCAGCGGCGGCAGGAATTGGTCGTCGAAGATCTCGGTCGCTGTCGGTCGTTTGCGGAATTTGAAGTCCTGCGCGACCTGGCCGATCGAGCGATCGAGCCGCGCCGGGTCGATGCCGCCGAGGCCGTTGCGCCTGACCTCGTCGGTCAGGATGTTGTCGGCGAGGGCGGTGCGCAGGCGCTCCAGCTCCAGGTTGCGGTCGCCGTCCTCGATGCGGCTCGCGGCCTCCTCCGCCGCGCGCCCCGGCTCCATGACGGTCGCGTTGATGCCCGCGATCAAGGCGCGGACGAAGCCCTTGACGGCGTCTGGCTTTGCTGCGGCGAAGGCGGGATTGACCACCACGGCAAAGCCGTAGGCTTCGCAGCCGTAATCCGCATAGCGCAGGACGACGAGATCGGCTTCGGGCACGCCGCGGTCGCGCAGGTTCACCGCCGACAGATAGCTGAAGCCGGCGACTGCATCGACCTGGCCCGCGGAGAGGATCGGCTCGCGCACCGCCGCGCTGATCTTGTGAAATTTGACGTGCGATGCATTGATGCCGTTCTGCTGCACCAGCGCCGGCCACAGCCGCATCGACAGGTCGCTGTCGGCAACGCCGACGGTCTTGCCGTCGAGATCGGACAGAAGGTGGATGCCGCGGCTCCTGCGCGCGACGATCGCGTAGGGTGCGCGGTTGAACAGCACGAACACTGCCTTGACCGGCGCGGCCTGCTCCTTGTCGCGAAAGCGGATCAATTCGTTGATGTCGACCAGCGCGAGCTCGCTGTCGCCCTTGGCGACACGCGCGAGCGCTTCCGACGATCCGGCTGCGGTGTTGAAGGACACGCTGAGATGCTCGGCGCCGAACCTGCCGTCCTTTGCGGCCAGGAAGAACGGCGCCATGCTCGCATCCAATGGCCGGTCGAAGGTGAAGTGAATCGCAACGGATGGGGCGGCGGTTTCGGCCACGCTGACATCGCGTGCAATCAGTGTCGCAAGCGAGATCACGAGAGCCAGCAGACAACGAAGGACGATCGTCTTGAATTCCGACATCGGGTGCGCCGGTCCCGCATTGTTATGGTTTCGTGACGCTCGCAGCGCCGGCTGGCGGTCAGTCTGTCCGCGCCAACATGAACGGCGGATGAGCGGAGGTTGCGTCACGATTACGCAACCCCGTTCAGCTTGTGTTGGGGTTGGGGAACCCAACATGGGATGCGGGTGTTTGAGAGACACGAGCCTGTCTATAGACACCATTCGAGGTCCCAAGGAGGGTCCACATGTTTGACAGTTTTTCGAAATTTGCCGGCCGCAAGGCCGTTCTTGCCACCGCCGCGGTGCTGGCACTGACCGCAATTGCCCCGACCGCGTCATACGCCGGCGGCCGCCACTGGCATGGCGGTGGAGGCGGCGCGGCCGCAGCTGCGGCTTTCGCAGCCATCGGCACCGGCCTCGCCATCGCCGCAAGCCGTGACGCCTACGCCTATGACTACGGTCCGGGCTACGGCTATTATGGCGGACCTGCCTATTACAGCGGTCCTGCTTATGGGCCCTATTATGGTCCGGGCCCGAATTACCAGTATCAGCGCTATGGCGGTACGGCTCCGTCCGAGTACTGCGGCCAGGGCTACTACACCAACTGCTACTAGCTCCGGCTACCAAAGGTTGACTACAACGGGCCGTCGCGCTTGCCGCGCCGGCCTGTTTTTCGCTTTTATTGTCGCGCGTTAACGCGCTCGCCATGGGTTTAGAGTAGTTTTGGGTACCATGAGTGATTCGCTTGAGCGGCTATATCTGGCTGTGCTCGCGGCCAGAGATCTTGATCCGGCAACATCGCGCACGGCCCGGCTGTTTCAGCGCGGGCCTTCCAAAATGGCGAAGAAACTGGCCGAAGAGGCCATCGAAGTCGTGATCGACGCGGTCAACGGCGATAGCGAGGCCGTGATCCGGGAGAGCGCCGACCTGCTCTACAATCTCACCGTGCTGTGGGCCTCGGCCGGGGTCCGTCCCGAGGACGTCTGGCGGGAGATGACGCGGCGTGAAGATATGCTCGGCATCGCCGAGAAGCTGCCGAAATCGCGGATGAAGCTGCCCAAGGTCGCGTCACCGCGCATTGCCTCAAGGCGGCCAATTGTCGCGCTCGAGGGCCGTGCCGCGCGCAAGCGCCACTAGAAACGTCATAATTCGCCTCAATCTCGGCATGGACAAATCCGTCCCATGGTGCTTCATCGCGGCGCCATGCTGAAACGTATCTACGACTGGTGCATCGACGCCGCCCACAAGCCCTACGCGCTCTGGATCATGGGAGCCGTGGCCTTCGCAGAAAGCTCGTTCTTTCCGGTGCCGCCGGACGTGATGCTGATCCCGATGTCGCTGGCGCGCCCGCAGCGCGCCTGGGTCTATGCGGCGATCTGCACCGTGACCTCGGTGGTCGGCGGCATGGTTGGCTACGCCATCGGAGCGCTGCTGTTCGATTCGGTCGGCCAGTGGCTGATCCAGGTCTACGGCCTCGGCGACAAGGTCGATGCCTTCCGCGCCTCCTATGCGGAATGGGGTGCGATCATCATCCTGCTGAAGGGGCTGACGCCGATCCCCTACAAGCTCGTCACCATCACCTCAGGCTTTGCCGGCTACAATATTCTTCTGTTCATCCTGTGCTCGATCGTTGCGCGGGGCGGACGCTTCTTCGTCGTCGCGATCCTGCTCAACCGCTATGGCGACTGGATCCGGGTCAGGATCGAGAAGCATCTCGGCCTCTGGGTGGCGATCGGCGCCGCCGTGCTGGTGCTCGGCTTCGTGGTGGCGATCAAGCTGATCTAGCGTTTGCGCGAGGACCATGCTCGCTCAATAACCTCGCGGCGCTTTGCCGCCGCGCCGGCATCGGCTACGCTTGCCGTCATGATGGTTCGATCCGGCAAACCGGCCATGCGGTTCGGGACGCTGATGTCAGCAGTGCTGCTCCTGGTTTTCGCCGGCAGGACGGCATGGCCGCAAGCCGCGCCGCCCGTGCTCGGCTTCCAGGAGCAGGGGACGCAGGCCGCGCCGCCGCCGCCGACACCCGCTCCTTCCGCGCCGCCGGCGCGCGAGGAAAATCCCGGGCTGATCAACGAAATGGGCAAGCTGTTCGACAAGCTGCCGGCGATCAAAAGCCCGAGCGAGACCATGAACGATTTGTCGCGGCTGGCGAAGCCGTCCACCATGGTCTCGGGGCGCGTGGCCTGTCCGGCCTCCGCGAACGGCGCGCCCGACTGCAAGCAGGCCGCCGACCAGCTCTGCCAGAGCAAGGGCTATCGCGAAGGCAAGAGCCTGAACGCCGACTCCGCCGAGAAATGCTCGGCCAAGGTCCTGATACCGGGCCGGCAACGCAAGCCGGACGATTGCCGCACCGACACTTTCGTGACCAGCGCGCTGTGCCAGAACTGACGTGATGGCCTGCGCGCATGCAACAAGGAGCGCCCATGAGCCGTACGGAGCAGGACTTCCTCGGACAGCGTGAGATCGCCGACGACATCTATTACGGCGTCCAGACCATCCGCGGGAAGGAGAACTTCCACATCACCGGCATTCCGATGAGCCAGGAGCCTTACTTCGTGAAGGCGCTTGGTTACGTGAAGAAAGCGGCCGCTATGGCCAACCGCGATCTCGGCGCGATCGACGCCAAGGTCGCGGACGCGATCATTCTGGGCTGTGACCGCGTCATTGCCGGCGACATGATGGATCAGTTCGTCACCGACTTCATTCAGGGCGGTGCCGGCACATCGACCAACATGAACGCCAACGAGGTGATCGCCAACCTCGCGCTGGAATCGCTCGGCTTTGCGAAGGGCGATTACCAGCACGTCAGCCCCAACGATCACGTCAATTACGGCCAGTCCACCAACGACACCTATCCGACCGCCTTTCGCCTGGCGCTGATCCTGCGGCTCGAGAGCTACATGACGGCGCTGCGCCAGCTCCAGGAAGCTTTCTTCGCCAAGGGCCGCGAGTTCGACCGTGTGCTGAAAATGGGCCGCACGCATCTTCAGGACGCGGTGCCGATGTCGCTCGGCGCGGAATTCCGGGGATGGGGCACCACGATCGGCGAGGAGGTGGATCGCATCTCGGAGGCCCGTGCGCTGCTGCGCGAGATCAATCTCGGCGCTACCGCGATCGGCACCTCCGTGACCGCGGCCGTCGGCTATCCCAAGCTCGCGGTCCGGCATCTGAGCGCGCTGACCGGCGTCGAGTTCGTTCTCGCCGGCGATCTCGTCGAGGCGACCTCCGACACCGGTGCCTATGTGCAGCTCTCGGGCATCCTCAAGCGCACCGCCAGCAAGTTGACGAAGATCTGTAACGACATCCGCCTGCTCGCCTCCGGCCCGCGTGCCGGCTTCAACGAGATCAACTTGCCGCAGCTTCAGCCGGGCTCCTCGATCATGCCCGGCAAGGTGAATCCCGTCATTCCTGAGGTGGTGAACCAGACCAGCTTCCTCGTCATCGGTCTCGACACCACGGTGACGCTGGCCGCCAGCGCCGGCCAGCTCCAGCTCAACGTGATGGAGCCGGTGATCTCGTTCGCGCTGTTCTTCTCGATCCGCACCATGGAGCGCGCGGTCAACAGCCTGCGCGAGCATTGCGTCGTCGGCATCACCGCCAACGAGGAGCACACCCGCAACATGGTGCTGAACTCGCTCGGGATCGTCACGGTGCTGAAGCCGCTGCTCGGCTACAAGCAATGCGCCGAGATCGCGCGCGAGGGCTACAAGAGCGGCAAGTCGCTGCACCAGATCGTGGTGGTCGAGCGCAAGCTGCTGACGCAGGAGAAGTGGGACGAGATGTTCTCGTTCGAGCGGCTGATCAACCCGGATTTGATCGGGTGAAGTCATCGCGTCGACTTCCGGTGCGCATGGGAGATCGATGCTTTTCCTGCACGTCATTGCGAGGAGCCCTTGCGACGAAGCAATCCAGAATCCTTCCGCGGAGAGAGTCTGGATTGCTTCGCTGCGCTCGTAATGACGAAGAAGACGGTTAGATTGTACGGGTAAGAATTCCGCGCGTTGGAATTGCGGTAGCCGCATCCGCCGCGGCGTCACAACGCAATACTTGACAGTGGAAAGATTGCCTTGTTGGTATGATCACAGCCTTCGTTTGACCGCCAAGAGAGGACCGTTCCGCAATGTCCATGCCTGCTTTATTCAAGGGGCGCCTTTCGATCCCCGTGATCGGTTCGCCGCTCTTCATCATCTCGGTGCCCGATCTCGTGATCGCGCAGTGCAAGGCGGGTGTGGTCGGCTCGTTTCCGGCGCTGAACGCGCGGCCGCCGGAATTGCTCGACGAATGGCTGGCGCGGATCACCGAGGAGCTCGCGGCCCATGACCGCGCGCATCCCGATAAGCCGTCGGCGCCGTTCGCGGTCAACCAGATCGTGCACAAGTCGAACAACCGGCTCGATCACGACATGCAGCTTTGCGCCAAGTACAAGGTGCCGATGATCATCTCCTCGCTCGGGGCACGCGAGGAGCTGAACCAGGCCGTGCACGGCTGGGGGGGCATCGTCTTCCATGACGTGATCAACCAGAAGTTCGCCCACAAGGCGATCGAGAAGGGCGCCGACGGCCTGATCCTGGTCGCCGCCGGCGCCGGCGGCCATGCCGGCACCATCTCGCCGCTCGCCTTCGTCGCCGAGACGCGGAAGTGGTTCGACGGCCCGATCGCGCTGTCGGGTGCGATCGGCAACGGCAAGGCGATCCGCGCCGCGCGCATTCTCGGCGCCGACTTCGCCTATATCGGCTCGGCCTTCATCGCGACCAAGGAGGCTAACGCGGTCGAGAAGTACAAGGAGATGATCGCCGGCTCGAGCGCCGACGACATCGTCTATTCCAACCTCTTCACCGGCGTGCACGGCAATTATCTGAAGCCCTCGATCCTCGCCGCCGGCATGGATCCGGAAAACCTGCCGACCTCCGATCCCTCCAAGATGAACTTCGGCACCGACGCCTCCGGCGAGCGCGCCAAGCCGAAGGCCTGGAAGGAGATCTGGGGCTCGGGCCAGGGCATCGGCAGCGTCGAGGGCATCCTGCCCGCCGCCGACCTGATCGCGCGCTTCAAGAAGGAATACGACGAAGCGATCGATCCGCCGTTGTAGTTCTCGTGTTCCGGACGCGGTGCAATGCGTAGCATTGCTCCGCAGAGCCGGGACCCATCGCCGCACACCGCATGGACCCCGGATCAGCAGCGCACCGCTACGCGCTGCGCAGCGTCCGGGGAACGTCAACTGAGACTGATTGAAACGATGCCCCCCATCTACCGCGTCGACGGCAACAGCGTCGTCACCAGCCCGGACGCCGCGGGGCCGTGGGACCGCCGCATGCAGCACGGCTCGGCGCCGGCGTCGCTGGTGACGTGGGCAGCCGAACGCATTCCGACGCCTGTTCCGATGGAGATCGCGCGGGTCACGATCGATCTGATGCGTCCGGTGCCGGTGGCGCCACTGACGATCGCGACCGAGGTCTTGCGTGAGGGCCGCAAGATCCAGCTCTGCGAAATCAAGCTGCTCGCCGACGGCGTGCAGGTGGTCGGTGCCACCGTGCTCAAGATCAGGCGCCAGGCGCTGAGCCTGCCCGACGACGTCAAGGAGCTGCCGGTTACGCTGCCTTCGCCCGAGGACTCGCTGGTCGAAGATGGTCACGCCGCCACCAGTCCGTTCGTGCGCTCGGTCTCGATGCGTGCCGCGCGCGGTCGCTTCGGCCAGGCCGGTGCCGGCGCGATCTGGTTTCGCGTCGATCATCCCTTGATTGCAGGCGAGGCGATCTCGCAGGCGATGCGCGCCGTGGTCGCCGCCGACTTCTCCAACGGCACCGCCTCGACGCTCGACTTCCGCGCCTGGACCTACATCAACGCCGATCTCACCGTGAGCTTTGCGCGGCAGCCGGTGGGCGAGTGGATCCTGCTCGACGGCGACTCCTGGATCGGCCCCGACGGCGCGGGGCTGGCAATGTCGCGGCTGGCTGATCGGCAAGGCTATTTCGGCCGGGCGGTGCAGAGCCTGGTGATCGAGAAAAGGTAGGGCGGCCTTCGTGCCCCGGACGCCGTGCAACGCGAAGCATTGCGCGGCCGCGCCGAGGCCCATGTCTCGGCCGGGGCATGCAGCAGTGGGTCCCGGCTCTGCGCCGCATCACTTGCGTGCTGCGCCGCGTCCGGGACACGAGAGCTGCACTCACCCCACCATCCGGTCGCGCCCGCTCCAGAAGCCCGCGCGCAGCACCTTCTTGTCGACCTTGCCGACGCCGGTCATCGGCAGCTGCTTGACGAACTGGATCTGCTTGGGCGCGTGCGCCGAGCCCTTTCGTATCTTCACCAGGTTGATCAGCTCGTCCGGATCGGGCCTTGCGCCCTCGCGCGGCACGACGATGGCGGTGACGGCCTCGCCCCATTTCTCGTCGGGAACGCCGACGACAGCCACCATGGCGACGTCGGCATGCTGCGACAGCACGTCCTCGACCTCGCGCGGGAAGATGTTGAAGCCGCCGGAGACGATCATGTCCTTCTTGCGGTCGAGGATGAACATGTAGCCGCGCTCGTCCTTGCGCGCGATGTCGCCGGTGTGGACCCAGCCGTTCTTCAGCGTCTCGGCGGTGATGTCGGGCCGCTTCCAGTACTCCGCCATCACGTGCGGCGCGCGCACGCAGATCTCGCCGGGCTCCCCCGTCTTCACCTCCTGGTCGTCGTCGTCGAGGATCTTGACCTCGCAGGCCGCGATCGGGAAGCCGCAGGACAGGAATAGCTCCGGTGTCTTGGGATCGTGATCCGCCTTGCGCAGCACCGAGACGGGATAGCATTCGGTCTGTCCGTAAAGCTGCGAGAAAACCGGCCCGATGCGCTCGATGCCCTCGGCCAGCCGGCTCGGCGACATCGCGGAGGCGCCATAGAGCACCAGCTCGAGCGAGGACAGGTCGGTCCTGCCGAGCGCGGGATGATCGAGCAGCACATAGATCATGGTCGGCACGAGCAGCGTGAAATTGATGCGCTCGCGCGCGATCGTCGCCAGCATCGCCTCGGGGTCGAAACTCTTGAGCATGTGCACGGTGCCGCCGCGCATCAAGGTCGGCAGCACCTTCGTGCCGGCGACATGGCTGATCGGCGCGACCGTGAGATAGCGCGCGGCCTCGGGGATCTCGAAGTCGGCGAGGATCGCGGCGGCGGCCCCGGCATTCTCGCGGTGATAGCGCAGCGCGCCCTTGGATTTACCGGTCGTGCCGCCGGTGTAGTTCAGCGTGGCGAGATCGTCGGGGCCGGCGAGGCACTGCGCGCTGGCGTGTCCCGCAGTCTCGATCGCCGCCAGCAGATCGACGCCATAGCTGGCTGGTCCCATGGTGAAGACCGCCTTGAGCCGGCCGGCCCTCGCGGCGAGTTCGCCGCCACGATCGCGGAAGGCGGCCACGTCGACCACCAGCATCTCTGCGTCGGAATCCTCGAGTTGAAACAGCTGGTCCTCCAGCGATCCCAAAGGATGCAGCCAGGTGATGCAGAGCCGCGACAACTGCGCCGCGACGCCGGCGCACCAGGTGTCGGCGCGGTTGGCGGTGAGGAAGGCGACGCGCGCGCCGGGCTGCAATCCAAGCCGCATGAACACGCCCTGGATGCGTCCGATCAGGTCGATGGTGCCATGATAGCTCAGCGATCCCTCAGGCCAGGCGAAAGCGGTGCGGCCGGGATAGCGCGACAGCGCCCGTAGCGTCTGCGCACAAGCCGGGGACGATGCGTGGAGCGGATCGGACATATGTTTCCTCGTTGCTTTGTCATCGGCTTCTGGCGTGCCAATGTTGCTGACGACGCTAGCACAGCGAATGCGGGATGGAACGACAAAGCCCGCGCAGGGCGGCAGGAATGACAGGGAGATTGGCGTGCCATCAGACCGACTGCAGCGCTTCCGCGATCGTCTTGATCTGCCGCTGATCGCGGCGCCGATGTTTCTGGTGTCGGGCGTCGAGCTCGTGGTCGCGGCCTGCCGCAACGGCGTGATCGGCAGCTTCCCAACCGCGAATTGCCGTAGCGCCGAACAGCTCGACGAATGGCTCACCGCGATCGAAACCCGGTTGCGGCAGCACGAAGAGCAAACCGGACGCAAGGCGGCGCCGCTTTGTCCGAACCTGATCGTGCACCACTCCAACGCGCGGCTGGAGCAGGATCTCGCCGTGCTGCTGCGGCACAGGCCGGAGATCGTCATCACCTCGGTCGGCTCGCCCGCGCCTGTAGCGAAGCCGCTGCATGACGCCGGCGCGTTGGTGCTGGCGGATGTCGCCTCGATCCGCCATGCCGAACGCGCGGCGGAAGCCGGTGCGGATGGGCTGGTGCTGCTGACCGCGGGCGCCGGCGGCCAGACCGGCTGGCTCAATCCGTTCGCCTTCGTCCGCGCGGTGCGTGCATTCTACGACGGCATCATCGTGCTCGCCGGCGGCATCAGCGACGGCCGCGCGCTGCATGCCGCCGAAGTGCTCGGCTGCGATCTCGCCTACATGGGCACGAAGTTCATTGCGACGCGCGAGAGCATGGCGGATGATCGTTACAAGCGGATGCTGGTCGAGAGCAGCGCCGACGACGTCCTGCTCACCACCGCCTTCACGGGACTGCAGACCAGCATGCTGAGGCCGTCGATCGTGGCCGCGGGTCTCGATCCCGACGACCTGCCGGCGCGCGGGGCGATCGACATCGCCAAGGACATCGACGTCGCCGCGCGCGCGAGCCGGCCGAAACGCTGGCGCGACATCTGGAGCGGTGGGCACTCGACATCGGGGGTGACGGACGTGCTCACTGTCGACGATCTCGTTGCGCGGACGGTTACCGAATATCGCGAGGCGGGCGGACAGTAGAGCCCGGCCATGACGCTGGGAGACGCCCCGCTCACGGTTAATCCCGCGCTCTTCCGCCCCGCTCACTTAACGGCAGATTAACCATCGCCCGCCAAGAATCCCTTCAAGGCCGCCAATCAGGACCGAGAGGGACAGGCGATGGACTTCAACTATCTCAACGGCAAAACAGCCGCGACGTTGGACGAAATCCGCGTTCGCGTGGCCCACGCGCTGGCCCGACACCCGCTGTGCCGCAACGTGCGCTTCGACATCGTCAGCGTCGCTCGCACCCGCCGCGGCGGCAATTGGACGGTGACGCTGCAATCGGTCGAGCCGCGCGCGGTCTGGGAGGCCTCCGAGATCGTGGCCGACATCCAGGATGCCTACGAACTTGCGGCAGCTGCCTGATTTCGTTGAACATTTCAGGCGATGTCGCCGCAGTCCGCGCGATTGCCGCCGCAATTGCACGGTTAAGCCTTAATTATCGCCCAGTTTCCGGGCAGTGATCACGTGGACTTGAAAGTTGGGCGCGGAGAGACGTTTGTCCAAAGCCATCACCATCGTCGCGCTGACCTGTTTCCTCGTCCTCGGCGCTGCGACGACCGCCATTCTCGGCCGTGACAGCGTGCCCAGTGTCAGCGCGGAGATGATCACGCAGGCGCCTCCGGCCAAGCCGCTCGCCACCAATCGCGCCGCCAAGGCCGACCGTCTGGTTCCGACGCTGGCGCTGGCCTCGGCCGCAATCGAGCCGGTGCAGGTCGCCGCCGACAAGCTCGCCCAGACGCCTGTGCTGACCGAGCCGCTGCGCCAGGCCTTTGCCGCCGCCACGCCTTCCGATTTCCCGATGCCGAAGGCAAGTTCGCACGAGGCGCCCGCCGCAGCGGAGGTCCCCGCCGTCGAAGTCCCGGCCAAGCCGAAGGTGGTGGCCAAGCCGCAGCCGCAGAAATCCTATGCGCTGCTGTCCGACGCACAGATCGCGGGTATCAGGGATCGCCTGAAACTCTCGTCGTCGCAGGAATATTATTGGCCCTCGGTCGAGACGGCGCTCCGCAACGTCGTCCGCAAGATCTCGGCAAACAAGCTCTCCAATCCGAACGCGCCGGGCGTGCCGATCGATCCGAATTGCGACGAGGTTCAGCAGTTGAAGTCGGCGGCGATGCCGCTGCTGTTCCAGCTGCGTGACGACCAGAAAGAGGAAGTGCGCAAGCTCGCCCGCATCATCGGGCTGGAGAAGGTCGCGCAGCAGATCTGACAGTTCCTTTGGGAACTGCTGCGGCATCAGGAACATCCGGCAATCAACGTGCGTTGCTCGCCCCAAAGAGGGAGTGGATCAATGCGCGCCTCGACCGCCTATTTCGTCGGTGCCGGAACCATTGTCGCGGCCATCGCCATTGGTCTCGGCGGCGGCATCCTCGCCGGCAACATCATGAATCCGATCGCGCCCAAGCAGGGATCGGACGCCAGCAAGCGCGCCGATGCCGTTGCCACAGCGGCGGCGATGAACGCACCATCCGAGCGCGTGAATTATCTCACCGGTTCGCAGGCTTTTGGCGCGATCATTGCCGCACCGGCGCAGGCCGAGGCAAAGTCTGAACCCGCCAAGCCCGATACGCAGACCACTCAAGCGACCGCTGAACCGCCAGTACCGCGGCCGTCGCAAGCAGCCGCGGTCGAGCCGTCCAAGGAACAGTCCAAGCCGGCATCAGCCGCGCCCAGGCCTGCGGAGCAGCAGGCAGCGACAGAGCCGGCCGCTTCGCCGGACAACGCCTATGCCAAGGCGCGGGATTCCGACGTGAAGCGCGCCGCGTCCGAACGGCGCCGGATGGAGCGCCGCGAACGCTGGGCCGCGCGCCGCCACTATTACGAGACCCGCGAGATGCGCGGCCCGCGCGACCGCACCGATTGGGACGACGTCGCGCGCAACATCCGCGAAGATTCCGATGCCCGCGATATCGCAAGCCGCCCACGCAGCGGCTTCCCGCAGATCAGGCTGTTCGGGCCTGACGACGACTAAAGCAAGATCCGCAAAACAGAGTCCGGGCTCGCTCGGCTGGAGCGCTCCCGGACTTGAGGGCCGGCTCAGCCGCCGTGCGATTCCACGACCTTGCGGCAGGAGTCGGAGAGCTTGGTCTTGTTCTGGCGCAGGCAGGCATTCATCTCCGGCGGCTTGCCGATATGTTCGGCGCAGAATTTGCTGGCATCGCCGCGGCAGGCCATCTGCTCCTGCGGCGTCGGACCGGATTGCGCAGCGGCGGACACGGCGGTGGCGGCGAGCAGCAGCGCGGCAAGAACCGAAATCTTCATAAAGCACCTCTTTGGGATTGTCGTTGGTCCCGCCTGGGATCAAGCGGGGCGGACGATCTCGCGAAGTCCGGGCGCCGGTCCATGCCATGTTCATGGCACCGGGTGCGCCCTCTCGGGCTTGGCACCCCCATCTTCATGGCATGTATCCGTGCTCGGTCTTTTGC from Bradyrhizobium zhanjiangense includes these protein-coding regions:
- a CDS encoding NAD(P)H-dependent flavin oxidoreductase — encoded protein: MPSDRLQRFRDRLDLPLIAAPMFLVSGVELVVAACRNGVIGSFPTANCRSAEQLDEWLTAIETRLRQHEEQTGRKAAPLCPNLIVHHSNARLEQDLAVLLRHRPEIVITSVGSPAPVAKPLHDAGALVLADVASIRHAERAAEAGADGLVLLTAGAGGQTGWLNPFAFVRAVRAFYDGIIVLAGGISDGRALHAAEVLGCDLAYMGTKFIATRESMADDRYKRMLVESSADDVLLTTAFTGLQTSMLRPSIVAAGLDPDDLPARGAIDIAKDIDVAARASRPKRWRDIWSGGHSTSGVTDVLTVDDLVARTVTEYREAGGQ